Within the Aspergillus luchuensis IFO 4308 DNA, chromosome 5, nearly complete sequence genome, the region GGCAGCGCAGAACGGCATAAACTTTCATGTGATGGTCGCTGGATCCGCTGCTCGGAGCCCAGGCATTATTCTATGCCTTAAGGAGCACCAAAATCTATCTTGTCTTGATTTGAGAGTACAAAACGAAGGGGTCTGGCCGCCCTCCCCGTGCGGATGCCGGCCGGCTTGAAAACAAGTCGTATACCCAGTAGGACTCGTGCGACCCATTGATCAGCGCGCCTCTCAACCCAAGCAATGGCAAATATCTAAGAACGTGATTGTTATTGACTCGCTGAAAATACCTCCAATGCAGGCCGTTCAGGGTCGTGATGAATGAAACATGGAATTGGCTCTGGCCCGCCTTCACATGCTCCGATCCACCCTCTACGTcattgccatcatcatcattatcgcTTCCGTCCGGTTTCCGCTGCCCTAGAAAAGCACCCCTCCCCGTTCCTGTTCTTCTACCATAAACGTCccaatcttttatttttacagTGACCTATTTCCATTGACTACAGTATCTTTGCACTAACCTCACTCGCTCAGACAATCGCTACTATGGCGGAATCAGAGTCCGCTTTCTCCTTGTCGGCCTTTATCcgcaaccccctcctccagtCTTTCACCATATGCTACATGCTCTTCCAGAACCTGCTCAACTGGATCTTTGCACCTAATCCCCCAAAGCCATCCTCGATTGCCAATGGCGTCCCGAAAAAGCGAGTGGCTGTAATTGGAGCCGGTCTCACTGGAGTATCCGCAGCCGCGCATTGTGTAGGCCATGGCTTCGATGTGGAGATCTTTGAAGCGAGATCGAAAGACAAGGGGTTGGGAGGTATCTGGAGTGTAAGTCACGGCCATGATAAAGCCTCTTTTGGATGCCCTTACTGATTGCACACAGCGAGTGAACTCTACCTCTTCCCTGCAGATCCACAGCATCATGTACCGCTTCCATCCTTCAGTGCAGTACGACACAGCCTATCCCACCCAAGCAGAGATCAAAGAACAGATCGTCGACCTCTGGAAGCGATATGGCCTGCAGAAACACACAACGTTCAACACCCCAGTGACTTCCGTCAAGCAAACCAAAAACGGCCGATGGATCATCAACaacgaggaagaaaaataCGGCCGCTTCGACGGCATCATCGCATCCGTTGGCGTCTGCGGTGATCCGAAAATGCCAACAATGCCAGACCAGGAACGCTTCAAGGGTGAAATCTACCACTCCTCCGAACTCGACGGGAAACAAGTCGAAGGCAAAAGGGTCCTCATTGTTGGCGGCGGTGCCAGCGCCATCGAGGCCCTCGAGTTCGCCGTGAAGTCCAAAGCTGCCCAAATCGACGTGCTCTCCCGCTCCGACAAATGGATCATTCCCCGAAACGTCTTCGTCCAATCCCTTCTAGCCATGAACATCCTCGGACAAGAAACCTCCCTCTCATGGATCCCcgaatccctcctccgcaaaTTCTTCTACCGAGACCTCTCCGACATCGCCCCCTCGGGCGGCCTCTTCACCCAAACCCCGATGGCCAACTCTGAACTCTTCGAACAAATCCGCGACGGCAAAGCCCGCTGGCTTCGCGGCGACATCGTCACCCTGGAAGAGGACGGCGTGCGCTTCAACTTCCGCGGCAATGGCGTCCCCAAAGGCGGACCCGGCCACGAAGACCTCGTCCCCGGCGACGTAATCATCCTCGCTACAGGCTTCAAACGCCCCTCCCtgtccttcctccccaacgACGCCTTCGAAGAACCCTACTCCCCTCCAAGCTGGTACCTCCAAGTCTTCCCACCCAAATACCCCAGCATCTGCGCCAACAACAGCACCTACGTCAACGCCATCGGCACCGTCGGAAACATGCACATTGGCATCTACACCAGATTTCTCCTGATGTTCTTGACGGACCCGCTGTCCCGTCCGACGGAAGGTCGCATGAGGACTTGGATCGACTTCACCCGGTTCATGAAGAAGTTGTCGCCTGTTGGCGCGTTCGACTTCTTCACGTACACTGAGCTCTTGTATTGGTTCGTGTTTTGTATCCTGGTTAACCCCTTCCGGTGGAAGTGGGCGCCGTTCGTCTTGTTTGGGGTTGGGTGGACGCTGCCGTTGGAGGTCGTCAAGCAGGAGGAGAGTTTCCGGAAGGAGTTGAGACGGCAGCATTAgcgatgagaaggagagaaaatatGTCTGGTGTGGTAGAGCTGTAGTGGAGAAAAGGTTGCCTGGGATCTCTTTAATGAACTTTTGGGAATAAAGCCTTTTGGATATGGTGTTGGGGGATAGTGGATCCgtgatgatgacaatgatgatTGAATATTACACCTAGCTATGTGATGTATTATGACTTGCATGCAGTAATAGTGCATCAAATATGATTTATGATCAAATTAACTACAATGTAGTATAGGAATTACCAGCTTAGATAAGGTCACGTATAGCACCTAGAGCGAGAGATAGTGTTACCAGTTGGGCaggcagtaagtagtagacaTATTACGACTGAAGACTGATTGATCAGCCGCAGAGCGACATAATCAAAACTTCCTGTGGAAGGTCCTGTATTACAAGTGCGTAACTCTACTGCTACGCTTCTTCCATAGTACACCAAAACCTACTTCATAAATGCTATTTCATATATCTCTATCGCTTCAGATATATCCAAAAGAGTCTATGCTtccccaaatccaaaacAAAGACATCCACCTACCTATATAGCACCAACATctacttccccttcttcaacaaatACTCACCTCCCCACCACGCCCGATACACCCCATACAACCCACTCACCGGCCACACATTCCACATCACATTCCCAACCCACtgtccccatcccatcccagcttgcctttccttctccgtAGCAGAAGGATTCAAATCCACTCTCACCTTCTCATACAGATTCTTCAAGTAGCCCGCATGGTACTTCTCCCGGAGGGCATCATACCGCTTCTGATCGTATATGTCCCAGAACTCGTCCTCCGTATAATACGCGCACGCGTACAGCCATTTCTTGCCGCCCAGGTCGCGGACTTTGTGCTCGAGACGGCGATTTTGGGCGATGAATTGGGCGCCGCGGTAGGGGGAGGGCGCCCAGAGGCCGAAGTTGAGGAGGtattcatcttcctccttctctgctgatgaggaagagggatgggagggttTTCCGCGGCCGATGATTTGGGGGTTACTTGTGCTGGTCTTGTCAGTGACTTTGAGAGGACAGAGCCAGATTGGGTATGCGCCAAAGTTCTCTGGCTCGTCGAGCCACGTGACGAAGGTGTCTGCAGAGGAGTATGGAACGGCTACGTCTTGAATGATGTATTGATTGGAGTGTCCGCTGGCGTGCAAGGCGTGGTACATGACGCGCGTGTGCATGAAGTAGTCGAGGAGGTAGCGGGTAATGCGATTGAAGGGTGTTATAAAGTATTTGTAGGCGTAGCGGCCGGTCCAGAAGGCACCACGGTCGTAGCGGAAGAGGTAGTCAGGAAGGGGCACGAGCTCGGTCGTTGGTTCTACGGGGGCTGAAGATGGGGGCGTTACACGCCCGGAGCGTTGAGCATGGAGATAGAACCAGGGATCGTGGGGACGGGTGAAGTGTTGAACCTTATATCTCTGTGTCTTGTCGTCTTTCGAGAGAGAACCATCGCTCAGTCGCCCCGCGCATACCACTACATGGTCCTTGGCGAAGACTATGCCGTCCAGATAATCAACATCGGGGTCCTGGGTCTTCTCATGAAATATCTGCCGCGCATCGCTAATGCTACGAGCCGGAATATAGGACAATTCGACAAACGACTTAGCGTCGCGACATTGGATCTCCAGCATGGTGATCACGCCCATGGTACCGAACGCGGAAGCTGCGGCATTGAACAATTCCGCATTTTCGGTACGGGAGGCCGTACGAATCTCCCCATTACCAAGAATTATCTCAATGCGAGTCACTGTGGCATCGAAGAAGCCGTGTCGGAAGGAACTGCTCTCGCCGGAGGTGCCGGAGAAACCCCCGCCTGCGGTGATGCCGGGAAACTCCATGACGACCAGTGG harbors:
- a CDS encoding flavin-containing monooxygenase (COG:Q;~EggNog:ENOG410PIG4;~InterPro:IPR020946,IPR036188;~PFAM:PF13738,PF13450,PF07992,PF00743;~TransMembrane:3 (o18-37i460-480o486-503i);~go_function: GO:0004499 - N,N-dimethylaniline monooxygenase activity [Evidence IEA];~go_function: GO:0050660 - flavin adenine dinucleotide binding [Evidence IEA];~go_function: GO:0050661 - NADP binding [Evidence IEA];~go_process: GO:0055114 - oxidation-reduction process [Evidence IEA]) codes for the protein MAESESAFSLSAFIRNPLLQSFTICYMLFQNLLNWIFAPNPPKPSSIANGVPKKRVAVIGAGLTGVSAAAHCVGHGFDVEIFEARSKDKGLGGIWSRVNSTSSLQIHSIMYRFHPSVQYDTAYPTQAEIKEQIVDLWKRYGLQKHTTFNTPVTSVKQTKNGRWIINNEEEKYGRFDGIIASVGVCGDPKMPTMPDQERFKGEIYHSSELDGKQVEGKRVLIVGGGASAIEALEFAVKSKAAQIDVLSRSDKWIIPRNVFVQSLLAMNILGQETSLSWIPESLLRKFFYRDLSDIAPSGGLFTQTPMANSELFEQIRDGKARWLRGDIVTLEEDGVRFNFRGNGVPKGGPGHEDLVPGDVIILATGFKRPSLSFLPNDAFEEPYSPPSWYLQVFPPKYPSICANNSTYVNAIGTVGNMHIGIYTRFLLMFLTDPLSRPTEGRMRTWIDFTRFMKKLSPVGAFDFFTYTELLYWFVFCILVNPFRWKWAPFVLFGVGWTLPLEVVKQEESFRKELRRQH
- a CDS encoding uncharacterized protein (COG:C;~EggNog:ENOG410PK95;~InterPro:IPR006094,IPR040165,IPR036318,IPR016166, IPR016169;~PFAM:PF01565;~go_function: GO:0016491 - oxidoreductase activity [Evidence IEA];~go_function: GO:0050660 - flavin adenine dinucleotide binding [Evidence IEA];~go_function: GO:0071949 - FAD binding [Evidence IEA];~go_process: GO:0055114 - oxidation-reduction process [Evidence IEA]); translated protein: MATHADRINPLRAQIARFHETRTPFRIYHGSTNSTRNASLTPTNTLSTAHLTNVLSVDHAAKTIQVEPNVPMDALLNATLAYNLVPLVVMEFPGITAGGGFSGTSGESSSFRHGFFDATVTRIEIILGNGEIRTASRTENAELFNAAASAFGTMGVITMLEIQCRDAKSFVELSYIPARSISDARQIFHEKTQDPDVDYLDGIVFAKDHVVVCAGRLSDGSLSKDDKTQRYKVQHFTRPHDPWFYLHAQRSGRVTPPSSAPVEPTTELVPLPDYLFRYDRGAFWTGRYAYKYFITPFNRITRYLLDYFMHTRVMYHALHASGHSNQYIIQDVAVPYSSADTFVTWLDEPENFGAYPIWLCPLKVTDKTSTSNPQIIGRGKPSHPSSSSAEKEEDEYLLNFGLWAPSPYRGAQFIAQNRRLEHKVRDLGGKKWLYACAYYTEDEFWDIYDQKRYDALREKYHAGYLKNLYEKVRVDLNPSATEKERQAGMGWGQWVGNVMWNVWPVSGLYGVYRAWWGGEYLLKKGK